A stretch of Nonomuraea africana DNA encodes these proteins:
- a CDS encoding ABC transporter substrate-binding protein, which translates to MSRRKPFLVALAGVALFAAACTSDKPATTANQAAPSAAASSSATASSAAGTGEQSKFFVQADYDAQLAMRAKTAQGPADKPWEQAIDPQMVSTSEYKKSGGGYHLCFSNAAVNNPWRQVGWKSMQAEVALHKEITKFTALDAEGKDDKQISDIAELTGKGCDALIVSPNTTATLTPAVKAACGKLPVIVFDRGVETDCPVTFINPIGGYAFGADGAEFLVEKVPAGGKVLALRILPGVDVLETRWSAAKATFDKSQLQVVGVEFTDGDAAKTKSIVSDYLARHGKLDGVWMDAGATAVAAIEAFEDAGVPVPAVVGEDQQDFLQKWKQNNLTAVAPTYPTYQWRTPVIAALKILKGEEVPKTWKLPQPKITAENLDTYLQPNMPPLHYALCGCESLPGFPETWGGKK; encoded by the coding sequence ATGTCGCGTCGTAAGCCCTTCCTCGTCGCGCTGGCGGGGGTCGCGCTCTTCGCGGCCGCCTGCACCAGCGACAAACCAGCGACCACCGCGAACCAGGCGGCGCCCTCGGCCGCCGCCTCCTCCTCCGCCACGGCGTCCTCCGCGGCCGGCACTGGCGAGCAGTCGAAGTTCTTCGTGCAGGCCGACTACGACGCCCAGCTCGCCATGCGCGCCAAGACCGCGCAGGGCCCCGCCGACAAGCCGTGGGAGCAGGCCATCGACCCGCAGATGGTCAGCACCTCCGAGTACAAGAAGAGCGGCGGCGGCTACCACCTGTGCTTCTCCAACGCGGCCGTCAACAACCCGTGGCGGCAGGTCGGCTGGAAGAGCATGCAGGCTGAGGTGGCCCTGCACAAGGAGATCACCAAGTTCACCGCCCTGGACGCCGAGGGCAAGGACGACAAGCAGATCTCCGACATCGCCGAGCTGACGGGCAAGGGCTGTGACGCGCTGATCGTCTCGCCCAACACGACCGCCACCCTCACCCCCGCCGTGAAGGCCGCCTGCGGCAAGCTGCCGGTGATCGTCTTCGACCGCGGCGTGGAGACCGACTGCCCCGTCACCTTCATCAACCCCATCGGCGGTTACGCCTTCGGCGCCGACGGCGCGGAATTCCTGGTGGAGAAGGTGCCCGCGGGCGGCAAGGTGCTCGCCCTGCGCATCCTGCCCGGCGTGGACGTGCTGGAGACCCGCTGGTCGGCGGCCAAGGCCACCTTCGACAAGAGTCAGCTGCAGGTCGTCGGCGTGGAGTTCACCGACGGCGACGCGGCCAAGACCAAGAGCATCGTCAGCGACTACCTCGCCCGTCATGGCAAGCTGGACGGTGTGTGGATGGATGCCGGAGCCACCGCCGTCGCCGCGATCGAGGCGTTCGAGGACGCGGGCGTGCCGGTCCCCGCCGTGGTCGGCGAGGACCAGCAGGACTTCCTGCAGAAGTGGAAGCAGAACAACCTGACCGCCGTCGCGCCCACCTACCCCACCTACCAGTGGCGCACCCCGGTCATCGCGGCATTGAAGATCCTCAAGGGCGAGGAGGTGCCGAAGACCTGGAAGCTGCCCCAGCCGAAGATCACCGCCGAGAACCTCGACACCTACCTGCAGCCCAACATGCCGCCGCTGCACTACGCGCTGTGCGGCTGCGAGAGCCTGCCCGGCTTCCCCGAGACCTGGGGCGGCAAGAAATGA
- a CDS encoding sugar phosphate isomerase/epimerase family protein, with protein MNWAYCTNGFRDHRLPEALAVLADLGYSGAAITLDHGHLDPYSAGLAAEVARTAKLLGELGLGAVVETGGRYTLDPWRKHHPTLLGDDAWRRADYLRRAMRVAADLGAPVVHLWSGARPDDLPEERAWERLTGWCESLLDDADAVGVTLAFEPEPGMLVEDLAGYERLRGELGGHPRFGLTLDLGHCRCLEEQDVPACVRRALPYLAHVQIEDMRRGVHEHLEFGEGEIDFPPVLAALRGYEGQVAVELARHGHAAPEVARRSIDFLRRAHAGLDG; from the coding sequence ATGAACTGGGCCTACTGCACCAACGGCTTCCGCGACCACCGGTTGCCCGAGGCGCTGGCCGTACTGGCCGACCTCGGCTACTCCGGCGCCGCCATCACGCTCGACCACGGCCACCTCGACCCCTATTCAGCCGGGCTGGCGGCCGAGGTGGCGCGCACCGCCAAGCTGCTCGGCGAGCTCGGCCTCGGCGCGGTCGTCGAGACCGGCGGCCGCTACACGCTCGACCCGTGGCGCAAGCACCACCCGACGCTGCTCGGCGACGACGCCTGGCGCAGGGCCGACTACCTGCGCAGGGCCATGCGGGTCGCCGCCGACCTCGGCGCTCCCGTCGTGCACCTGTGGAGCGGGGCGAGGCCAGACGACCTCCCCGAAGAGCGCGCGTGGGAGCGGCTGACCGGGTGGTGCGAGAGCCTGCTCGACGACGCCGACGCGGTGGGCGTCACGCTCGCCTTCGAGCCCGAGCCGGGGATGCTGGTCGAGGACCTGGCCGGGTACGAGCGGCTGCGCGGCGAGCTCGGCGGGCATCCGCGCTTCGGGCTCACGCTCGACCTCGGGCACTGCCGCTGCCTGGAGGAGCAGGACGTGCCCGCCTGCGTGCGCAGGGCGCTGCCGTACCTGGCGCACGTGCAGATCGAGGACATGCGGCGAGGCGTGCACGAGCACCTGGAGTTCGGCGAGGGCGAGATCGACTTCCCGCCGGTACTGGCCGCGCTGCGCGGCTACGAGGGACAGGTGGCCGTCGAGCTGGCCAGGCACGGCCATGCCGCTCCCGAGGTCGCCAGGCGCTCGATCGACTTCCTGAGGAGGGCACATGCGGGACTGGACGGCTGA
- a CDS encoding ABC transporter permease codes for MNDNLRDAPSPENTAPAPGSVAPSSGSPVSRETSAGDSGRGLSSSSASPVSPKARGRLAGMNLGSTQVVYLALLATIVVGWILVAIDGGDLLTLETVVGVQQRSAALGIVAVGQTLAILAGSLDLSVAYLISLSSLVAAEIMAAGSVPGAVTAVIAVSVLVGLVNGVVITKLKVHAFIATLGVALIIKGVVDHLYDGPAGRVPESFQHLGYDRIGPVPVSALLWAAVAGAAWFLLTRTRYGYRVYAVGGDPDVARLSGVRTDRVVIVTHVLCSLCAGIAGLLLASRLGAGAPTVGTDGGYDLESIAAVVLGGTALAGGRGGVAGTVGGVLLLAVLDSVFNQLEVNSFFKDVVRGVVIVVAVAVYARRAGRKRP; via the coding sequence GTGAACGACAACCTTCGTGACGCGCCCTCCCCCGAGAACACGGCCCCGGCTCCCGGGAGCGTGGCGCCGTCTTCCGGCTCGCCGGTCTCCAGAGAGACGTCAGCCGGTGACTCCGGGCGCGGGCTCTCCTCGTCGTCCGCGTCGCCCGTCTCCCCGAAGGCGCGCGGGCGGCTCGCCGGGATGAACCTCGGCTCGACGCAGGTCGTCTACCTCGCGCTGCTGGCCACGATCGTGGTCGGCTGGATCCTGGTCGCGATCGACGGTGGCGACCTGCTCACCCTCGAGACCGTCGTCGGTGTCCAGCAGCGCAGCGCCGCTCTCGGCATCGTCGCCGTGGGACAGACGCTCGCCATCCTCGCCGGCTCCCTCGACCTCTCGGTCGCCTACCTGATCAGCCTCTCCTCTCTGGTCGCCGCCGAGATCATGGCGGCGGGCAGCGTCCCGGGCGCCGTCACCGCGGTCATCGCGGTCAGCGTCCTGGTCGGCCTGGTCAACGGCGTGGTCATCACCAAGCTGAAGGTCCACGCCTTCATCGCCACGCTCGGCGTCGCCCTCATCATCAAGGGCGTCGTCGACCACCTCTACGACGGTCCGGCCGGCCGCGTGCCGGAGTCCTTCCAGCACCTCGGCTACGACAGGATCGGCCCGGTGCCGGTCTCGGCGCTGCTGTGGGCGGCCGTGGCCGGGGCCGCGTGGTTCCTGCTCACCAGGACCAGGTACGGCTACCGCGTGTACGCCGTCGGCGGCGACCCCGACGTGGCCAGGCTCTCGGGCGTGCGCACCGACAGGGTCGTCATCGTCACCCACGTCCTGTGCTCGCTGTGCGCGGGCATCGCGGGACTGCTCCTGGCCAGCAGGCTCGGCGCGGGAGCCCCGACCGTGGGCACCGACGGCGGCTACGACCTGGAGTCGATCGCGGCCGTCGTCCTCGGCGGCACGGCGCTGGCGGGCGGCAGGGGCGGCGTGGCGGGAACGGTCGGCGGCGTCCTGCTGCTGGCGGTCCTCGACAGCGTCTTCAACCAGCTCGAAGTCAACTCCTTCTTCAAGGACGTGGTGCGCGGCGTGGTGATCGTGGTGGCGGTGGCCGTCTACGCCCGTCGTGCGGGAAGGAAGCGGCCGTGA
- a CDS encoding sugar phosphate isomerase/epimerase family protein yields the protein MNLGVNTWVWTSPLTDGDLEALAPRVAGWGFDVIELPVEQPGDWDPARAADLLASLGLRASVVLVMPPGRDLVASDTVKETQDYLRHCMDVAEIVGSPTIAGPAYSAVGRTWRMSARERAAAYAELRENLKPVIDHSGVRLAVEPLNRYETSLLNTVEQALEALPEGADLTLDIYHLNIEEKDPAAAVRLAAGRIAHVQVCGTDRGTPGQDRFDWPAFIAALRAVSYEGPLVIESFTAHNQTIATAASIWRPLAPSQDALAVDGLAFLRTL from the coding sequence ATGAACCTGGGGGTCAACACCTGGGTGTGGACCTCGCCGCTGACCGACGGCGACCTGGAGGCGCTCGCGCCCCGGGTCGCCGGGTGGGGGTTCGACGTCATCGAGCTGCCCGTCGAGCAGCCGGGCGACTGGGACCCGGCCAGGGCGGCCGACCTGCTCGCCTCGCTCGGCCTGCGCGCCTCCGTGGTGCTGGTCATGCCGCCGGGCCGCGACCTGGTCGCCTCCGACACGGTCAAGGAGACCCAGGACTACCTCAGGCACTGCATGGACGTGGCCGAGATCGTCGGCTCGCCCACCATCGCGGGACCCGCCTACAGCGCGGTCGGCCGTACCTGGCGGATGTCCGCGCGCGAGCGCGCGGCCGCCTACGCCGAACTGCGTGAGAACCTCAAGCCCGTCATCGACCACAGCGGGGTACGGCTGGCGGTCGAGCCGCTCAATCGCTACGAGACGAGCCTGCTCAACACCGTCGAGCAGGCGCTCGAGGCGCTGCCGGAGGGCGCCGACCTGACGCTCGACATCTACCACCTCAACATCGAGGAGAAGGACCCCGCCGCCGCCGTCCGGCTGGCCGCGGGCCGGATCGCGCACGTCCAGGTCTGCGGCACCGACCGGGGCACCCCGGGACAGGACCGCTTCGACTGGCCTGCCTTCATCGCGGCGCTGCGCGCGGTCTCCTACGAGGGGCCGCTGGTCATCGAGTCGTTCACCGCCCACAACCAGACGATCGCCACCGCCGCCTCCATCTGGCGGCCGCTGGCACCCAGCCAGGACGCTCTCGCCGTCGACGGGCTGGCCTTCCTCCGCACCCTCTAA
- a CDS encoding inositol-3-phosphate synthase — protein sequence MSATGLWLIGARGSVATTVVAGAAAIRSGLLPPQGCVAESLPPCGLPGIGELMFGGHDIASISLRKRAERLSEAGVIPPALPALLADELDAAEAEIRPGYSREGGQAAAAARLAGDLISFRDRHGLDRVVVVDVSSTEPPVTWRPEFADLGALETALAGGAEVLPPSSLYAYAAFRAGCGYVAFTPSAGPALPALEELAAAECLPYAGRDGKTGETLVKSALAPMFAGRGLKVRSWSGLNLLGGGDGATLADPSARQSKEVSKDRTVPGILGREVEGRTHIDYVADLGEWKTAWDHVTFEGFMGVRMTLQFTWQGCDSALAAPLVLDLARLVARAHERGRTGVLGELGYFFKDPLGGDEHALAVQYERLRTFAEALA from the coding sequence GTGTCCGCTACCGGTCTCTGGCTCATCGGAGCCCGCGGTTCTGTCGCTACAACGGTCGTGGCCGGAGCCGCGGCGATCAGGTCGGGACTGCTGCCTCCCCAGGGATGCGTGGCCGAGTCGCTGCCACCCTGCGGGTTACCCGGCATCGGCGAGCTGATGTTCGGCGGGCACGACATCGCCTCGATCTCATTGCGCAAGCGGGCCGAGCGGTTGAGCGAGGCGGGAGTGATCCCCCCGGCCCTGCCCGCCCTGCTGGCCGATGAGCTCGACGCCGCCGAGGCGGAGATCAGGCCCGGATACTCCCGCGAAGGCGGACAGGCCGCGGCCGCGGCCCGCCTCGCCGGCGACCTGATCTCCTTCCGCGACCGGCACGGTCTCGACAGGGTCGTGGTGGTGGATGTGTCCTCTACCGAGCCGCCCGTGACGTGGCGGCCCGAGTTCGCCGATCTCGGGGCGCTGGAGACGGCGCTGGCCGGTGGGGCCGAGGTGCTGCCGCCCAGCTCGCTCTACGCCTACGCGGCCTTCCGCGCGGGGTGCGGCTACGTGGCGTTCACGCCTTCGGCGGGGCCCGCGCTCCCCGCGCTCGAGGAGCTGGCGGCGGCCGAGTGCCTGCCGTACGCGGGAAGGGACGGCAAGACCGGCGAGACGCTGGTGAAGAGCGCGCTCGCGCCGATGTTCGCGGGCAGGGGGCTCAAGGTCCGCTCGTGGTCGGGACTCAACCTGCTGGGCGGCGGCGACGGGGCGACGCTGGCCGATCCCTCCGCGCGGCAGAGCAAGGAGGTCTCGAAGGACAGGACGGTGCCGGGCATCCTCGGCAGGGAGGTCGAGGGGCGGACCCACATCGACTACGTGGCCGACCTCGGCGAGTGGAAGACGGCATGGGACCACGTCACCTTCGAGGGCTTCATGGGGGTGCGGATGACCCTGCAGTTCACCTGGCAGGGCTGCGACTCCGCGCTGGCCGCCCCGCTGGTGCTCGACCTGGCGCGGCTGGTGGCCAGGGCGCACGAGCGCGGGCGCACGGGAGTGCTGGGCGAGCTGGGCTACTTCTTCAAGGACCCGCTCGGCGGCGACGAGCACGCGCTGGCCGTCCAGTACGAGCGGCTGCGCACCTTCGCCGAGGCGCTGGCGTGA
- a CDS encoding SCO3242 family prenyltransferase — MRAWLELVRAPAALSVPGDTMAGAAAAGRAASPARALSSVLLYWAGMALNDWSDRHADAVERPERPIPSGRVAPNQALAVAAGLTCAGLLTAAAGDGRRGLMLAGLLAGAVWAYDLRLKHTPAGPAAMATCRLLDVMFGAGGSMKAAPAALAIAAHTYGISVLGRAEVKGATPSTVAGAVAATATAAALTALSRPSAAPLLAGYLGAALPSQAALRSDPGPDHVRQAVRHGIMALIPLQAATVAGHGRPVQAAALLATGPAGGLLSRRMATS, encoded by the coding sequence GTGAGGGCGTGGCTGGAGCTGGTCAGGGCGCCCGCCGCGCTGTCCGTGCCGGGTGACACCATGGCCGGCGCGGCGGCCGCGGGCAGGGCGGCGAGCCCGGCGCGGGCGCTGTCGTCCGTCCTCCTCTACTGGGCGGGCATGGCACTCAACGACTGGTCCGACCGGCACGCCGACGCCGTCGAGCGGCCCGAGCGGCCGATCCCCTCCGGCAGGGTCGCCCCGAACCAGGCGCTCGCGGTGGCGGCCGGGCTGACCTGCGCGGGCCTGCTGACGGCCGCCGCCGGCGACGGCAGGCGCGGGCTCATGCTCGCGGGCCTGCTCGCGGGCGCGGTGTGGGCCTACGACCTGCGGCTCAAGCACACGCCCGCGGGCCCTGCCGCGATGGCCACCTGCCGCCTGCTCGACGTCATGTTCGGCGCAGGCGGCTCGATGAAGGCCGCGCCCGCCGCGCTGGCCATCGCCGCCCACACCTACGGGATCAGCGTCCTCGGCCGCGCCGAGGTGAAGGGCGCCACGCCCTCCACCGTGGCGGGCGCCGTGGCCGCCACCGCCACCGCCGCCGCGCTGACCGCGCTCTCCCGCCCGTCCGCGGCCCCGCTGCTGGCCGGCTACCTGGGAGCGGCGCTCCCCTCCCAGGCCGCGCTGCGCTCCGACCCCGGCCCCGATCACGTACGGCAGGCCGTACGGCACGGCATCATGGCCCTCATCCCCCTCCAGGCCGCCACGGTCGCCGGGCACGGCAGGCCCGTCCAGGCCGCGGCGCTCCTGGCCACCGGGCCCGCGGGCGGCCTGCTGTCCAGGCGGATGGCGACCTCATGA
- a CDS encoding TatD family hydrolase, with translation MRIFDPHIHMTSRTTDDYARMHDAGVRAVVEPAFWLGQPRTNVGSFLDYFDSLLGWEPYRAAQHGIRHLCALALNPKEANDPRCLPVLDELPRYLLKESVVAVGEVGYDSMTPAEDKAFEAQLAMAVEHDLPVLVHTPHRDKAAGTRRTLDVVKGLPPERVLIDHLNEVTVGMVADSGCWMGFSIYPDTKMDPGRMVAILKEYGTERVLVNSAADWGRSDPLRTRAVGEAMLASGFTSAQVTQVLWDNPVAFYHADVEGPDLGDDYAGNTIKRGG, from the coding sequence ATGCGCATCTTCGACCCCCACATCCACATGACCTCCAGGACCACCGACGACTACGCCCGCATGCACGACGCGGGGGTGCGCGCGGTGGTCGAGCCCGCCTTCTGGCTCGGGCAGCCGCGCACCAACGTCGGCAGCTTCCTCGACTACTTCGACTCACTGCTGGGCTGGGAGCCCTACCGGGCGGCCCAGCACGGCATCCGCCACCTGTGCGCGCTCGCGCTCAACCCCAAGGAGGCCAACGACCCCCGCTGCCTGCCCGTCCTGGACGAGCTGCCCCGCTACCTGCTCAAGGAGTCGGTGGTGGCGGTCGGCGAGGTGGGCTACGACTCGATGACGCCGGCGGAGGACAAGGCGTTCGAGGCGCAGCTGGCCATGGCGGTGGAGCACGACCTGCCGGTGCTCGTGCACACCCCGCACCGCGACAAGGCCGCGGGCACGAGACGCACGCTCGACGTGGTCAAGGGCCTGCCGCCCGAGCGCGTGCTGATCGACCACCTCAACGAGGTCACCGTGGGCATGGTCGCCGACTCCGGCTGCTGGATGGGCTTCTCGATCTATCCGGACACCAAGATGGACCCCGGCCGGATGGTGGCGATCCTGAAGGAGTACGGCACCGAGCGCGTGCTGGTGAACTCGGCCGCCGACTGGGGCCGCAGCGATCCGCTGCGCACCCGCGCCGTGGGAGAGGCGATGCTCGCCTCGGGCTTCACCTCCGCCCAGGTGACCCAGGTGCTGTGGGACAACCCCGTCGCCTTCTACCACGCCGACGTGGAGGGCCCCGACCTGGGCGACGACTACGCGGGCAACACGATCAAGCGGGGTGGCTGA
- a CDS encoding sugar ABC transporter ATP-binding protein, giving the protein MSGIGKSFLGVRVLSEVDLAVAAGQVHAVVGENGAGKSTLMKILAGVHAPDSGTITIDGRQVSFRHPLQAQRAGVAIIYQEFTLLPERSVAENVFLGREPLRRGLVDRAAMDRATAALLADLGEDSFGPRDPVKRLSVAQQQVVEIVKALSLDARIVVMDEPTAALAEHEVELLYRLVRRLQERGIAVLYISHRLREVFDLAAEVTVLKDGRLVATVPTSEVTSDDLVRMMVGRDLGTYFPPRASSVGEVRLRVEGGGNERLDDITLELRAGEIVGVAGLQGSGRSSLAKAMFGAAPFTRGTMTPLRPRSVREAVAAGIGLVTEDRKAEGLALRQSVRDNALLVARAIGRKGSSVHDLLERVRLSPPRPSQEVRYLSGGNQQKVVLAKWMTLAPDVLLFDEPTRGVDVGAKAAIHDLMRELAADGMAIMMISSELPELIGMSDRVVVLRDGRIAGTLPAGSSEEAIMRLAASEEAA; this is encoded by the coding sequence ATGTCCGGCATCGGCAAGAGCTTCCTCGGCGTGCGCGTGCTCTCCGAGGTGGACCTGGCCGTCGCGGCGGGGCAGGTCCACGCCGTGGTCGGCGAGAACGGCGCGGGCAAGTCCACGCTGATGAAGATCCTCGCCGGCGTGCACGCCCCCGACTCGGGGACGATCACGATCGACGGGCGGCAGGTCTCCTTCCGCCACCCGCTCCAAGCCCAGCGGGCGGGTGTGGCCATCATCTACCAGGAGTTCACGCTGCTGCCCGAGCGCAGCGTCGCGGAGAACGTCTTCCTCGGCAGGGAGCCGTTGCGACGCGGCCTGGTCGACCGCGCGGCCATGGACAGGGCGACCGCCGCCCTCCTGGCCGACCTCGGCGAAGACTCCTTCGGGCCGCGCGACCCCGTCAAGCGGCTGTCAGTGGCGCAGCAGCAGGTCGTCGAGATCGTGAAGGCGCTGTCGCTCGACGCGCGCATCGTGGTGATGGACGAGCCCACGGCCGCCCTCGCCGAGCACGAGGTCGAACTGCTCTACCGGCTGGTGCGCCGATTACAGGAACGCGGGATCGCGGTGCTCTACATCTCCCACCGCCTGCGCGAGGTCTTCGACCTCGCCGCCGAGGTCACCGTGCTGAAGGACGGCCGCCTGGTCGCCACGGTGCCCACCTCCGAGGTCACCTCCGACGACCTGGTCCGCATGATGGTCGGCCGCGATCTCGGCACCTACTTCCCCCCTCGTGCCTCGTCCGTGGGCGAGGTACGGCTGCGCGTCGAAGGCGGCGGCAACGAGCGCCTGGACGACATCACGCTGGAGCTGAGGGCGGGCGAGATCGTCGGCGTCGCGGGCCTGCAGGGCTCGGGCCGCTCGTCGCTCGCCAAAGCGATGTTCGGCGCCGCGCCGTTCACCAGGGGCACGATGACGCCGCTGCGGCCCCGCTCGGTGCGCGAGGCGGTCGCCGCGGGGATCGGCCTGGTCACCGAGGACCGCAAGGCCGAGGGGCTGGCCCTGCGCCAGTCGGTCCGCGACAACGCTCTTCTCGTGGCCCGCGCCATAGGGCGCAAGGGCTCGTCCGTGCACGACCTGCTGGAGCGAGTACGGCTCTCGCCGCCCCGGCCGTCGCAGGAGGTCCGCTACCTGTCGGGCGGCAACCAGCAGAAGGTCGTCCTCGCCAAGTGGATGACGCTCGCGCCCGACGTGCTGCTGTTCGACGAACCGACCAGAGGGGTGGACGTCGGCGCGAAGGCGGCCATCCACGACCTCATGCGCGAGCTGGCGGCCGACGGCATGGCGATCATGATGATCTCCTCCGAGCTGCCCGAGCTCATCGGGATGAGCGACCGCGTCGTGGTCCTGCGCGACGGCCGCATCGCCGGAACGCTGCCCGCGGGCTCGTCGGAAGAGGCCATCATGCGCCTGGCCGCGAGCGAGGAGGCGGCGTGA
- a CDS encoding ABC transporter permease has product MKRALPIFAVLAALLVAIAVANPFFLEPAGFLAFVKRAAPLVILAAGQYFVIISGEFDLSVGSLVTVEVVVAARLIDGDEAATWPVLALVIVIGLLVGLVNGAVTTLLRVPSFITTLGMMLVLSGAVFLWTGGAPRGALSQAFRVFGRDTLWSTLILLAVGVAAVLIMRANFGRTLVATGDNERAAALSGVRVTRARILAFVISGLAAAVAGILLGGFAGVSAQVGQGLEFSAITAVVLGGVVLGGGRGSVVAAMAGALTLEALFTLLNLYGISGALEFTVQGVIIIAAVAAGAVRLPFSLTPRKGDAHVAS; this is encoded by the coding sequence GTGAAGCGTGCTCTGCCGATCTTCGCGGTCCTGGCCGCGTTGCTGGTCGCGATCGCCGTGGCCAATCCGTTCTTCCTGGAGCCCGCGGGGTTCCTCGCTTTCGTCAAGAGGGCCGCGCCGCTGGTGATCCTGGCGGCGGGGCAGTACTTCGTGATCATCTCCGGCGAGTTCGACCTGTCGGTCGGCTCGCTGGTGACGGTCGAAGTGGTCGTCGCCGCGCGTCTGATCGACGGCGACGAGGCGGCCACCTGGCCCGTCCTGGCCCTGGTGATCGTCATTGGCCTGCTGGTCGGGCTGGTCAACGGGGCTGTGACGACGCTGCTGCGGGTGCCGTCCTTCATCACCACGCTGGGCATGATGCTCGTGCTGTCGGGCGCGGTCTTCCTCTGGACGGGCGGCGCGCCGCGCGGGGCGCTCTCTCAGGCCTTCAGGGTCTTCGGGCGCGACACCCTGTGGTCCACGCTCATCCTGCTGGCCGTGGGCGTCGCCGCGGTGCTGATCATGCGGGCGAACTTCGGCCGCACGCTCGTCGCCACAGGCGACAACGAGCGCGCGGCGGCCCTGTCGGGGGTCAGGGTCACCAGGGCGAGAATCCTCGCCTTCGTCATCTCCGGGCTGGCCGCGGCGGTCGCCGGCATCCTGCTCGGCGGTTTCGCGGGCGTCTCCGCTCAGGTCGGCCAGGGGCTGGAGTTCTCGGCCATCACCGCGGTCGTGCTCGGCGGTGTCGTGCTCGGCGGCGGTCGCGGCTCGGTCGTGGCCGCCATGGCGGGCGCCCTCACGCTGGAGGCGCTGTTCACCCTGCTCAACCTGTACGGCATCTCGGGGGCGCTGGAGTTCACCGTGCAGGGCGTCATCATCATCGCCGCCGTGGCGGCGGGAGCCGTACGGCTGCCCTTCTCCCTCACCCCCCGAAAAGGAGACGCACATGTCGCGTCGTAA
- a CDS encoding Gfo/Idh/MocA family oxidoreductase — translation MGIIGTGFMGGVHARSARLAGATIVGVAGSRPGTSQGPYASADQLIESGEVDLVHICTPNHLHAPLTLKALAAGVAVICEKPLATDAETAALMAARAAEAGLVATVPFVYRFHAMVREARQRVARGDVGRVSLVHGSYLQDWLLRPEDDNWRVDPELGGPSRTFADIGSHWCDLAEFVIGERIGTVSAQTGVVQRERAGHAPVLTEDVVTVLFRTTGGALGSVTTSQVSPGRKNRLLLEVSGTEQSLTFDQEEPEKLWVGRRSGSMALVRDPSTLSAQALPYSPLPAGHAQGYHECFDAFVADSYAALRGEHRDGLPTFEDGARAARVCDAVLASAASGGWVEC, via the coding sequence GTGGGCATCATCGGAACCGGCTTCATGGGCGGCGTGCACGCCCGGTCGGCCCGCCTGGCCGGGGCCACGATCGTCGGCGTCGCGGGATCGCGGCCCGGCACGTCGCAGGGCCCCTACGCCTCGGCCGACCAGCTCATCGAGTCGGGCGAGGTCGACCTGGTCCACATCTGCACGCCCAACCACCTGCACGCGCCGCTCACACTCAAGGCCCTGGCCGCGGGAGTGGCGGTGATCTGCGAGAAGCCGCTCGCCACCGACGCGGAGACGGCGGCGCTGATGGCCGCCCGCGCCGCCGAGGCGGGGCTGGTGGCCACCGTGCCGTTCGTCTACCGCTTCCACGCGATGGTCCGCGAGGCCAGGCAGCGGGTGGCGCGCGGCGACGTCGGCAGGGTCAGCCTGGTCCACGGCAGCTACCTGCAGGACTGGCTGCTGCGCCCAGAGGACGACAACTGGCGCGTCGACCCCGAGCTCGGCGGGCCCAGCCGCACCTTCGCCGACATCGGCTCGCACTGGTGCGACCTGGCCGAGTTCGTCATCGGCGAGCGCATCGGCACGGTGTCCGCCCAGACGGGAGTGGTCCAGCGGGAGCGGGCGGGGCACGCCCCCGTGCTGACCGAGGACGTGGTCACCGTCCTGTTCCGCACGACGGGCGGCGCGCTCGGCTCGGTCACCACCAGCCAGGTATCGCCGGGACGCAAGAACCGGCTGCTCCTCGAGGTGTCGGGGACCGAGCAGAGCCTCACCTTCGACCAGGAGGAGCCGGAGAAGCTGTGGGTGGGGCGGCGGAGCGGCTCCATGGCGCTCGTGCGCGACCCCTCGACGCTGTCCGCGCAGGCGCTGCCGTACTCGCCGTTGCCCGCGGGTCACGCACAGGGCTACCACGAGTGCTTCGACGCCTTCGTCGCCGACAGCTACGCCGCCCTGCGCGGCGAGCACCGCGACGGCCTGCCCACCTTCGAGGACGGCGCCCGCGCCGCCCGCGTCTGTGACGCGGTGCTCGCCTCCGCGGCATCAGGCGGGTGGGTCGAGTGCTGA
- a CDS encoding EboA domain-containing protein, translating into MRDWTAEAVRQVKDDPGAAHRLFPGAARLGGPSARMALLRQVDAETVAQLYRRGDAGERLAVLEALPELDLGDAAVPLVEDALRTNDARLVAAALGPYAARWLDPHTYRHAVLKCVFMSIPLAGLDVRLDEELIAMLAAFAEERRAAGREVPADVLERI; encoded by the coding sequence ATGCGGGACTGGACGGCTGAGGCCGTACGACAGGTGAAGGACGACCCCGGCGCGGCGCACCGGCTCTTCCCCGGGGCGGCGCGGCTGGGCGGCCCTTCGGCCAGGATGGCCCTGCTGCGGCAGGTGGACGCGGAGACGGTCGCCCAGCTGTACCGGCGCGGCGACGCGGGCGAGCGCCTCGCGGTGCTGGAGGCGCTGCCCGAACTCGACCTCGGTGACGCGGCGGTGCCGCTGGTGGAGGACGCGCTGCGCACCAACGACGCCAGGCTGGTGGCCGCGGCGCTCGGCCCCTACGCGGCCCGCTGGCTGGACCCGCACACCTACCGGCACGCGGTGCTGAAGTGCGTGTTCATGTCCATCCCGCTCGCCGGGCTCGACGTCCGGCTCGACGAGGAGCTGATCGCGATGCTCGCCGCCTTCGCCGAGGAACGGCGGGCCGCCGGGCGCGAGGTGCCCGCCGACGTGCTGGAGAGGATCTGA